From one Streptomyces sp. NBC_01478 genomic stretch:
- the purF gene encoding amidophosphoribosyltransferase, with translation MPRGDGRLSHDLLPGEKGPQDACGVFGVWAPGEEVAKLTYFGLYALQHRGQESAGIAVSNGSQILVFKDMGLVSQVFDETSLGSLLGHIAVGHARYSTTGASVWENAQPTFRATAHGSIALGHNGNLVNTAQLAEMVADLPKQEGRTPRVAATNDTDLLTALLAAQVDENGKPLTIEEAAHTVLPQVKGAFSLVFMNEHTLYAARDPQGIRPLVLGRLERGWVVASESAALDICGAAYVREIEPGEFVAIDENGLRTSRFAEAKPKGCVFEYVYLARPDTDIAGRNVYLSRVEMGRKLAKEAPVDADLVIATPESGTPAAIGYAEASGIPFGAGLVKNAYVGRTFIQPSQTIRQLGIRLKLNPLKEVIKGKRLVVVDDSIVRGNTQRALVRMLREAGAAEVHIRISSPPVKWPCFFGIDFATRAELIANGMTIDEIGTSLGADSLSYISLDGMIEATTIAKPNLCRACFDGEYPMDLPDPELLGKQLLETELAAGPAATAAADAIRRP, from the coding sequence GTGCCACGTGGTGACGGTCGACTCAGTCATGATCTGCTCCCCGGCGAGAAAGGACCCCAGGACGCTTGCGGCGTCTTCGGAGTCTGGGCTCCCGGTGAAGAGGTCGCCAAGCTCACTTACTTCGGGCTCTACGCCCTCCAGCATCGAGGCCAGGAATCCGCGGGAATCGCGGTCAGCAACGGCTCGCAGATCCTCGTCTTCAAGGACATGGGCCTGGTCTCCCAGGTCTTCGACGAGACCTCGCTCGGTTCGCTCCTAGGTCATATCGCGGTCGGTCACGCCCGCTACTCGACCACCGGTGCCTCCGTGTGGGAGAACGCCCAGCCGACGTTCCGCGCCACCGCGCACGGTTCGATCGCGCTCGGCCACAACGGCAACCTGGTCAACACCGCGCAGCTCGCGGAGATGGTCGCCGACCTCCCCAAGCAGGAAGGCCGTACGCCCCGCGTCGCGGCCACCAACGACACCGACCTCCTCACCGCGCTCCTCGCGGCCCAGGTCGACGAGAACGGCAAGCCGCTGACCATCGAGGAGGCCGCTCACACGGTCCTCCCGCAGGTCAAGGGCGCCTTCTCGCTCGTCTTCATGAACGAGCACACCCTCTACGCGGCCCGCGACCCCCAGGGCATCCGCCCGCTGGTCCTCGGCCGCCTGGAGCGCGGCTGGGTCGTCGCCTCCGAGTCCGCCGCCCTCGACATCTGCGGCGCGGCCTACGTCCGCGAGATCGAGCCGGGCGAGTTCGTCGCCATCGACGAGAACGGCCTGCGGACGTCCCGATTCGCGGAAGCGAAGCCCAAGGGCTGCGTCTTCGAGTACGTCTATCTCGCCCGCCCCGACACCGACATCGCCGGGCGGAACGTCTACCTCTCCCGTGTCGAGATGGGCCGGAAACTCGCCAAAGAAGCTCCGGTCGACGCCGATCTGGTCATAGCGACTCCGGAGTCCGGCACCCCGGCCGCCATCGGCTACGCGGAGGCCTCGGGCATCCCGTTCGGTGCGGGTCTGGTGAAGAACGCCTACGTCGGCCGTACGTTCATCCAGCCTTCGCAGACCATCCGGCAGCTCGGCATCCGCCTGAAGCTGAATCCGCTGAAGGAAGTCATCAAGGGCAAGCGCCTGGTCGTCGTCGACGACTCGATCGTGCGCGGCAACACCCAGCGGGCGCTGGTGCGCATGCTCCGCGAGGCCGGCGCCGCCGAGGTCCACATCCGGATCTCCTCGCCGCCCGTGAAGTGGCCCTGCTTCTTCGGCATCGACTTCGCCACCCGCGCGGAACTCATCGCCAACGGCATGACCATCGACGAGATCGGCACCTCGCTCGGCGCCGACTCCCTGTCGTACATCTCGCTCGACGGCATGATCGAGGCGACCACCATCGCCAAGCCGAACCTGTGCCGCGCCTGCTTCGACGGCGAGTACCCGATGGACCTCCCGGACCCCGAGCTGCTCGGCAAGCAGCTCCTGGAGACCGAGCTGGCGGCCGGTCCGGCCGCCACGGCCGCGGCCGACGCGATCCGTCGCCCGTAA
- a CDS encoding maleylpyruvate isomerase family mycothiol-dependent enzyme — protein sequence MPTAKKRARTYDPAKTRTAVLAQFGNVRKAVGTLTPEQLALPTRLGEWTVRELIAHIGMAVTAVHRSLDRPPPPAQDAVILDWPFATAANSSAIADFTHQLAAQHPDLDTYLADIERTLTEHLDTNPGTRLLETNAGAMPLADYLVTRTVELVVHTDDLNAAVPGLDIPYDRQALAACTRLLADALATKAPGGSTEVRIPPYAVVQCVEGPRHTRGTPPNVVETDPLTWLRLATGRTSWKDAVEEAKVTASGERADLRALLPIMS from the coding sequence ATGCCCACGGCCAAAAAGCGCGCCCGTACATACGACCCCGCCAAGACCCGCACCGCGGTCCTGGCCCAGTTCGGGAACGTACGAAAGGCCGTAGGAACCCTCACCCCCGAGCAACTCGCGCTCCCCACCCGCCTCGGCGAATGGACCGTACGCGAACTGATCGCGCACATCGGCATGGCGGTCACCGCGGTCCACCGCTCCCTGGACCGGCCGCCCCCGCCCGCGCAGGACGCCGTGATCCTCGACTGGCCCTTCGCCACCGCGGCCAACTCCTCGGCCATCGCCGACTTCACCCACCAGCTCGCCGCACAGCACCCCGACCTCGACACCTACCTCGCCGACATCGAGCGGACCCTCACCGAGCACCTCGACACGAACCCCGGCACCCGCCTCCTCGAAACGAACGCCGGCGCCATGCCCCTCGCCGACTACCTGGTCACCCGTACCGTCGAACTGGTCGTCCACACCGACGACTTGAACGCGGCCGTCCCCGGCCTCGACATCCCGTACGATCGCCAGGCCCTCGCCGCCTGCACCCGCCTCCTCGCCGACGCCCTCGCCACGAAGGCCCCCGGCGGCTCGACCGAGGTCCGCATCCCGCCGTACGCCGTCGTGCAGTGCGTCGAAGGCCCCCGGCACACCCGCGGCACCCCGCCCAACGTCGTCGAGACCGACCCCCTGACCTGGCTCCGGCTCGCGACCGGGCGGACGTCGTGGAAGGACGCCGTAGAAGAGGCGAAGGTCACAGCGAGCGGTGAACGGGCGGACCTCCGGGCACTGCTGCCGATCATGTCCTGA
- a CDS encoding TetR/AcrR family transcriptional regulator translates to MAAAEATMGLRERKKIQTELRIYRTAVELFLEKSFDAVSVQEIADAAEVSKMTVFNYFGTKEDLVFRPIEDHFSDAARAVRDRAPGESAVAAVRKQFLEMIENRDPSIGLHVEPFGRRIRRLIMETPVLMERAYLTSEKGARELTDLLRDETGDPVLALIAAATLTAARNALVEDHHRRLDAGESIEDVTADAATLATRAFDLVERGLGDYARKPLDQQAL, encoded by the coding sequence ATGGCTGCTGCTGAGGCGACGATGGGACTGCGCGAGCGCAAGAAGATCCAGACGGAACTGCGGATCTACCGCACCGCCGTGGAGCTGTTCCTGGAGAAGAGCTTCGACGCCGTCTCGGTGCAGGAGATCGCCGACGCGGCCGAGGTGTCGAAGATGACCGTCTTCAACTACTTCGGGACCAAGGAGGACCTGGTCTTCCGCCCCATCGAGGACCACTTCTCCGACGCCGCCCGCGCCGTGCGCGACCGCGCCCCCGGCGAGTCCGCGGTGGCCGCCGTACGCAAGCAGTTCCTGGAGATGATCGAGAACCGCGACCCGTCGATAGGCCTGCACGTCGAGCCGTTCGGGCGCCGGATCCGCCGGCTCATCATGGAGACCCCGGTTCTGATGGAGCGCGCCTACCTCACCTCCGAAAAGGGCGCCCGCGAACTGACCGACCTCCTCAGGGACGAGACCGGCGACCCCGTCCTCGCCCTGATCGCCGCCGCCACCCTCACCGCCGCCCGCAACGCCCTGGTCGAGGACCACCACCGCCGCCTGGACGCCGGCGAATCCATCGAGGACGTCACCGCCGACGCCGCCACCCTGGCCACCCGAGCCTTCGACCTGGTGGAACGAGGCCTCGGAGACTACGCCCGCAAGCCTCTTGACCAGCAAGCCCTTTGA
- a CDS encoding MFS transporter — protein MTETQRRIGFLVCLVTIVLAVLDMQIVSAATVPIVRDLDPAHGIDKIPWLVSAFALASAAVLPLYGTLCDTLGAKRVFLTAVGVFLVGSALCGAAQSIAQLIAARAVQGIGAGGLMSVTMVVIAELRGPGERDAKGAGMGGVVSGGGMAVGPWIGGLLADHASWRWIFYVNLPLGMAVLVLGALVLRLPREPHRHRIDFLGAALAAAFSAALLLMTEWGGKQYAWSSPQIVGLALAAVAALALFVWRQKAAPEPILPLSLFRVRELRWGFAIQGLMGAAIVGAMYYVMVYLQVARGITSSSAGLYLLPMALGMTVVGFLSAKLTERGWHERTFAIAGSVIGTVAFLSLSTLGTDTSLWLLRGDLLLVGVGFGLLLGQLIQLVQEAAPRHQLGVATTAIRFFQTLGTALGAALFGTVITRLYDGPGPLASLTGAARVAGVSSYVDAMDAVFLCGAVLMGVCVVMALRLPRHSGPRDAGQVSAEVARPVPSASRGRS, from the coding sequence ATGACCGAGACCCAGCGCCGCATCGGCTTCCTCGTCTGTCTGGTGACGATCGTTCTGGCCGTCCTGGACATGCAGATCGTGTCCGCGGCGACCGTGCCGATCGTCCGCGACCTGGACCCCGCCCATGGCATCGACAAGATCCCGTGGCTGGTCAGCGCGTTCGCGCTGGCGTCGGCCGCGGTGCTCCCGCTGTACGGCACCTTGTGCGACACCCTCGGCGCGAAGCGCGTTTTCCTGACGGCCGTGGGGGTGTTCCTGGTCGGCTCGGCGCTGTGCGGGGCGGCTCAGTCCATAGCGCAGTTGATCGCCGCGCGGGCCGTGCAGGGCATCGGTGCCGGCGGCCTGATGAGCGTCACGATGGTGGTGATCGCCGAGCTGAGAGGCCCCGGCGAGAGGGACGCCAAGGGCGCGGGCATGGGTGGGGTCGTCTCCGGCGGCGGAATGGCGGTCGGCCCGTGGATCGGCGGCCTGCTCGCGGACCACGCGAGCTGGCGCTGGATCTTCTACGTCAACCTGCCGCTCGGCATGGCCGTGCTTGTCCTCGGCGCGCTCGTCCTGAGACTGCCCCGGGAGCCGCACCGCCACCGCATCGACTTCCTGGGCGCGGCCCTTGCCGCCGCGTTCTCGGCGGCGCTGCTGCTGATGACCGAGTGGGGCGGGAAGCAGTACGCGTGGTCGTCACCGCAGATCGTGGGGCTGGCCCTGGCCGCGGTGGCCGCGCTCGCCCTCTTCGTGTGGCGCCAGAAGGCGGCGCCCGAGCCGATCCTGCCGCTGTCCCTGTTCCGGGTGCGGGAGTTGCGGTGGGGGTTCGCGATCCAGGGGTTGATGGGGGCGGCGATCGTGGGCGCCATGTACTACGTCATGGTCTATCTCCAGGTGGCCCGTGGCATCACCAGCTCCTCGGCCGGCCTCTACCTGCTCCCCATGGCCCTCGGCATGACCGTGGTCGGCTTCCTCTCCGCCAAGCTGACGGAACGGGGCTGGCACGAGCGGACGTTCGCGATAGCCGGCTCCGTGATCGGCACGGTGGCGTTCCTGTCCCTGTCCACCCTGGGCACGGACACGTCCCTCTGGCTGCTGCGCGGAGATCTGCTCCTGGTCGGCGTGGGCTTCGGCCTCCTCCTCGGCCAGCTCATCCAACTGGTCCAGGAGGCGGCCCCCCGACACCAGTTGGGCGTGGCCACGACCGCCATCCGCTTCTTCCAGACCCTGGGCACGGCGCTGGGCGCGGCACTCTTCGGCACGGTGATCACTCGGCTGTACGACGGCCCCGGCCCGCTCGCGTCACTGACGGGGGCGGCGCGAGTGGCGGGGGTGAGCTCGTACGTCGACGCGATGGACGCGGTGTTCCTGTGCGGGGCGGTGTTGATGGGGGTGTGCGTGGTGATGGCACTGCGGTTGCCGAGGCACTCGGGTCCCCGGGACGCCGGGCAGGTTTCCGCGGAGGTGGCCCGACCTGTCCCCTCTGCAAGCCGGGGTCGTTCCTAA
- a CDS encoding FAD-dependent oxidoreductase: MTTHVTIIGAGLGGLTLARVLHVHGIPATVYEAEASPMARLQGGMLDIHDYNGQLALEEADLMDEFRAIILEGRQATRVLAPDGTVLLDKPDDGTGTRPEVQRGALRQILLDSLPAGTVRWGHKVTGTRTLADGRHEVAFTDGGIVVTSLLVGADGAWSRVRPLLSDVSPEYFGRAFVEAYLYDAETRHPAAAKAVGGGSLFVFDKGTSERWIAAHRESGETLHAYMTLARPQEWFDDIDFTDAAAATPRIAAEFEGWAPEITALITDSDTAPVVRPLNSLPIGHRWDRVPGVTLLGDAAHLSPPDGEGANLAMQDGAELALAIAAYPDDIEQALTSYEEALFPRSATAAVEAVATNEAIGQDPFAFFDQEA, encoded by the coding sequence ATGACCACTCACGTCACGATCATCGGCGCAGGACTCGGCGGACTGACCCTGGCCCGCGTCCTGCACGTCCACGGCATACCGGCCACCGTCTACGAGGCGGAGGCCTCGCCGATGGCCCGGCTGCAGGGCGGGATGCTCGACATTCACGACTACAACGGCCAACTGGCTCTGGAAGAAGCCGACTTGATGGACGAGTTCCGCGCCATCATCCTGGAGGGACGGCAGGCGACCCGGGTCCTCGCCCCGGACGGAACCGTTCTGCTCGACAAGCCCGACGACGGCACGGGCACCCGTCCCGAGGTGCAGCGCGGCGCGTTGCGGCAGATCCTCCTCGACTCGCTCCCGGCCGGCACCGTGCGGTGGGGTCACAAGGTCACCGGGACCCGCACCCTCGCCGACGGCCGCCATGAAGTGGCCTTCACCGACGGCGGCATCGTCGTCACCAGTCTCCTTGTCGGCGCCGACGGCGCTTGGTCGCGGGTGCGGCCGCTGTTGTCCGACGTCAGCCCGGAGTATTTCGGCCGGGCCTTCGTCGAGGCCTATCTGTACGACGCCGAGACCCGGCATCCCGCCGCCGCGAAGGCGGTCGGCGGCGGCTCGCTGTTCGTGTTCGACAAGGGCACGAGCGAGAGGTGGATCGCGGCACACCGGGAGAGCGGCGAAACGCTGCACGCCTATATGACGCTGGCTCGGCCGCAGGAGTGGTTCGACGACATCGACTTCACCGACGCCGCCGCGGCCACCCCGCGGATCGCCGCGGAGTTCGAGGGCTGGGCCCCCGAGATCACCGCCCTGATCACCGACAGCGACACAGCTCCGGTCGTACGACCCCTCAACTCGCTGCCGATCGGGCACCGTTGGGACCGGGTGCCGGGAGTGACCCTCCTCGGCGACGCCGCCCATCTCTCCCCGCCGGACGGCGAGGGCGCCAACCTCGCCATGCAGGACGGCGCCGAACTCGCCCTCGCCATCGCCGCGTACCCGGACGACATCGAGCAGGCGCTCACCTCGTACGAGGAGGCACTGTTCCCCCGGAGCGCCACAGCCGCCGTCGAGGCCGTGGCCACCAACGAAGCCATCGGTCAGGACCCGTTCGCCTTCTTCGACCAGGAGGCCTGA
- the purL gene encoding phosphoribosylformylglycinamidine synthase subunit PurL encodes MSRTPLDTVEHAAETPDVELPWAELGLKKDEYEKVVEILGRRPTGAELAMYSVMWSEHCSYKSSKVHLRQFGEKAPQSDALLVGIGENAGVVDVGQGYAVTFKVESHNHPSYVEPYQGAATGVGGIVRDIIAMGARPVAVVDPLRFGAADHPDTKRVLPGVVAGIGGYGNCLGLPNIGGEVVFDACYQGNPLVNAGAIGVMRHEDIHLAKASGAGNKVILYGARTGGDGIGGASILASETFDDAKPSKRPAVQVGDPFQEKLLIECTLEAFAEKLVVGIQDLGAAGLSCATSELASNGSGGMTVTLDDVPLRDSTLSPEEILMSESQERMCAVVEPSKVDRFLEICEKWDVIATVIGEVTDGDRLEIFWHGGKIVDVDPRTVAHDGPVYERPYARPSWQDALQADDANKLARPGTSEELKSQVLALVSSPNQASKKWITSQYDHFVQGNTVLAQPEDSGMIRIDEETGLGVAIATDGNGRYAKLDPYAGAQLALSEAYRNVATTGAKPLAVSDCLNFGSPEDPAVMWQFAEAIRGLADACQQLGTPVTGGNVSLYNQTGEVAIHPTPVVAVLGVIDDVARRTPVAFQEEGQLLYLLGDTREEFGGSAWSQVVHDHLGGLPPKVDLERERLLAEILISASRDGMIDSAHDLSDGGLIQAVVESALLGEKGARLIVPDGLDAFTFLFSESAGRAVVAVPRSEELRFNDMCGARGLPVTRIGVVDGDSVDIQGEFALSLEELREAHEGTIPALLA; translated from the coding sequence ATGAGCCGGACGCCTCTGGACACGGTCGAGCACGCGGCCGAGACCCCCGACGTCGAGCTGCCCTGGGCCGAACTCGGCCTGAAGAAGGACGAGTACGAGAAGGTCGTGGAGATCCTCGGCCGTCGGCCCACCGGCGCCGAGCTGGCCATGTACTCCGTCATGTGGTCCGAGCACTGCTCGTACAAGTCCTCCAAGGTCCACCTCCGCCAGTTCGGCGAGAAGGCCCCGCAGTCCGACGCCCTGCTCGTCGGCATCGGCGAGAACGCGGGCGTCGTCGACGTCGGCCAGGGCTACGCGGTCACCTTCAAGGTCGAGTCCCACAACCACCCCTCCTACGTCGAGCCCTACCAGGGCGCGGCCACGGGCGTGGGCGGCATCGTGCGCGACATCATCGCGATGGGCGCCCGCCCGGTGGCGGTCGTCGACCCCCTCCGCTTCGGCGCGGCCGACCACCCCGACACCAAGCGCGTCCTGCCGGGCGTCGTCGCGGGCATCGGCGGCTACGGCAACTGCCTGGGCCTGCCGAACATCGGCGGCGAGGTCGTCTTCGACGCCTGCTACCAGGGCAACCCGCTGGTCAACGCGGGCGCCATCGGCGTCATGCGGCACGAGGACATCCACCTCGCGAAGGCCTCCGGCGCCGGCAACAAGGTCATCCTCTACGGCGCCCGCACGGGCGGCGACGGCATCGGCGGCGCGTCGATCCTCGCCTCCGAGACCTTCGACGACGCGAAGCCGTCGAAGCGCCCCGCGGTCCAGGTCGGCGACCCCTTCCAGGAGAAGCTCCTCATCGAGTGCACGCTCGAGGCCTTCGCCGAGAAGCTGGTGGTCGGCATCCAGGACCTGGGAGCGGCCGGACTCTCCTGCGCCACAAGCGAGTTGGCGTCGAACGGCTCCGGCGGCATGACGGTGACGCTCGACGACGTCCCCCTCCGCGACTCGACCCTCTCTCCCGAGGAAATCCTCATGAGCGAGTCGCAGGAGCGGATGTGCGCGGTCGTCGAACCGTCGAAGGTCGACCGCTTCCTGGAGATCTGCGAGAAGTGGGACGTCATCGCCACGGTCATCGGCGAGGTGACGGACGGCGACCGCCTGGAGATCTTCTGGCACGGCGGCAAGATTGTGGACGTGGACCCGCGCACGGTCGCGCACGACGGCCCGGTCTACGAGCGCCCGTACGCCCGTCCGTCCTGGCAGGACGCGCTCCAGGCGGACGACGCCAACAAGCTTGCCCGGCCCGGGACTTCGGAGGAACTGAAGTCCCAGGTCCTGGCCCTGGTGTCGTCCCCGAACCAGGCGTCGAAGAAGTGGATCACGTCTCAGTACGACCACTTCGTGCAGGGCAACACGGTGCTGGCGCAGCCCGAGGACTCGGGCATGATCCGCATCGACGAGGAGACCGGCCTCGGAGTCGCCATCGCGACGGACGGCAACGGCCGTTACGCGAAGCTGGACCCGTACGCGGGCGCGCAGTTGGCGCTTTCGGAGGCGTACCGCAACGTGGCGACGACGGGTGCGAAGCCCCTCGCGGTCTCCGACTGCCTGAACTTCGGTTCGCCCGAGGACCCGGCGGTGATGTGGCAGTTCGCGGAGGCGATCCGTGGACTGGCGGACGCCTGCCAGCAGTTGGGCACGCCGGTGACGGGAGGCAACGTCTCCCTGTACAACCAGACGGGCGAGGTGGCGATCCACCCGACCCCGGTGGTGGCGGTGCTGGGCGTGATCGACGATGTCGCGCGCCGCACGCCGGTCGCGTTCCAGGAAGAGGGCCAGCTCCTCTACCTGCTGGGCGACACACGTGAGGAGTTCGGCGGTTCGGCCTGGTCGCAGGTCGTCCACGACCACCTGGGCGGCTTGCCTCCGAAGGTCGACCTCGAACGGGAGCGGCTGCTGGCCGAGATCCTGATCTCCGCGTCCCGCGACGGCATGATCGACTCGGCGCACGACCTGTCCGACGGCGGTCTGATCCAAGCGGTAGTGGAATCGGCCCTGTTGGGCGAGAAGGGCGCACGCCTGATCGTCCCGGACGGCTTGGACGCGTTCACCTTCCTCTTCTCGGAGTCGGCGGGCCGCGCGGTCGTCGCGGTCCCGCGCTCCGAGGAACTCCGCTTCAACGACATGTGCGGCGCACGGGGCCTGCCGGTCACGCGCATCGGTGTCGTGGACGGCGACTCGGTCGACATCCAGGGCGAGTTCGCCCTGTCCCTGGAGGAGCTGCGCGAGGCGCACGAGGGGACGATCCCGGCGCTGCTGGCGTAG
- the purQ gene encoding phosphoribosylformylglycinamidine synthase subunit PurQ: MTARIGVVTFPGSLDDRDTQRAIRLAGAEPVALWHKDKNLHQVDAVVLPGGFSYGDYLRAGAISRFSPVMETLIEQAKSGLPVLGICNGFQVLTEAHLLPGAMLGNNHLHFICRDQKLRVENADTAWTGDYTAGQEIHIPLKNMDGRYVADERTLDELEAEGRVVFRYLDLNPNGSLRDIAGITNAAGNVVGLMPHPEHAVEPLIGSGRTDGLPFFTSILKKLVNA, from the coding sequence GTGACCGCTCGTATTGGCGTCGTCACTTTCCCCGGCAGCCTCGACGACCGCGACACCCAGCGCGCGATCCGTCTCGCCGGCGCCGAACCGGTGGCCCTCTGGCACAAGGACAAGAACCTCCACCAGGTCGACGCGGTCGTCCTCCCGGGCGGTTTTTCCTACGGCGACTATCTGCGCGCGGGCGCCATCTCCCGTTTCTCGCCGGTGATGGAGACGCTCATCGAGCAGGCGAAGTCGGGACTCCCGGTCCTCGGAATCTGCAACGGCTTCCAGGTCCTCACCGAGGCGCACCTCCTCCCCGGTGCGATGCTCGGCAACAACCACCTGCACTTCATCTGCCGTGACCAGAAACTGCGGGTGGAGAACGCGGACACCGCCTGGACCGGTGACTACACCGCGGGCCAGGAGATCCACATCCCGCTGAAGAACATGGACGGCCGCTACGTCGCCGACGAGCGCACGCTCGACGAGCTGGAGGCGGAGGGCCGGGTCGTCTTCCGCTACCTGGACCTGAACCCGAACGGCTCGCTGCGCGACATCGCCGGCATCACGAACGCCGCCGGGAACGTCGTGGGCCTCATGCCGCACCCCGAGCACGCGGTCGAGCCGCTCATCGGGTCCGGCCGCACCGACGGCCTCCCCTTCTTCACCTCGATCCTCAAGAAGCTGGTCAACGCATGA
- the purS gene encoding phosphoribosylformylglycinamidine synthase subunit PurS — MARVVVDVMLKPEILDPQGQAVQRALPRLGFEGISDVRQGKRFELEVDGPVDEAALARIHDLAESFLANTVIEDFTVKVEEVAEAAK; from the coding sequence GTGGCACGCGTCGTAGTCGACGTCATGCTCAAGCCGGAGATCCTCGACCCCCAGGGCCAGGCGGTCCAGCGTGCGCTGCCACGCCTGGGTTTCGAAGGCATCTCCGACGTACGTCAGGGAAAGCGATTCGAACTGGAAGTTGACGGCCCGGTCGACGAGGCCGCGCTCGCCCGCATCCACGATCTTGCGGAATCCTTCCTCGCCAACACGGTGATCGAGGACTTCACGGTCAAGGTCGAAGAAGTGGCGGAGGCCGCCAAGTGA
- a CDS encoding histone-like nucleoid-structuring protein Lsr2: MAQKVVVTLFDDIDGSEAAETIAFGLDGKSYEIDLNQANAKKLRKALEPYVDAGRKRSRSGKAYRQTEVAPDPAAVRAWAQANKMDVPARGRIPKKVYEAFAAAQ, from the coding sequence GTGGCGCAGAAGGTCGTGGTCACTCTCTTTGACGACATCGACGGCTCGGAAGCGGCGGAAACGATCGCCTTCGGGCTCGACGGCAAGTCGTACGAGATCGACCTGAATCAAGCCAATGCCAAGAAACTGCGTAAGGCGCTCGAGCCCTACGTGGACGCAGGTCGCAAGCGGTCGAGGTCGGGCAAGGCCTACCGCCAGACCGAGGTCGCCCCCGACCCGGCGGCCGTCCGGGCCTGGGCCCAGGCGAACAAGATGGACGTGCCGGCCCGCGGACGCATCCCCAAGAAGGTCTACGAGGCGTTCGCCGCCGCGCAGTAG
- a CDS encoding ABC transporter ATP-binding protein, protein MDTNEHEHVIEVTDLRRVYGGGFEAVRGITFSVRRGEVFALLGTNGAGKTSTVELLEGLAPASGGRVRVLGHDPYRERAAVRPRTGVMLQEGGFPSELTVVETTRMWAGCTSGARPEAEALALVGLARRADVRVKQLSGGERRRLDLALALLGKPEVLFLDEPTTGLDAEGRRDTWELVRALRDGGTTVLLTTHYLEEAEGLADRLAIMSEGRIAVTGTPAEVTAGRPSRISFELPAGYFVGDLPPLGELGVVGHEVAGGVVRLETHELQRAATGLLVWAERARIELRRLEVRSASLEEAFLGIAREQEQGVAV, encoded by the coding sequence ATGGACACCAACGAACACGAACACGTGATTGAGGTCACTGACCTACGCCGTGTGTACGGGGGCGGGTTCGAGGCCGTGCGGGGGATCACCTTCTCCGTGCGGCGCGGGGAGGTCTTCGCGCTCCTGGGCACCAACGGCGCGGGCAAGACGTCCACGGTCGAACTTCTGGAGGGGCTCGCGCCGGCGTCCGGCGGGCGGGTGCGCGTCCTCGGGCACGATCCCTACCGCGAGCGGGCCGCCGTACGGCCGCGTACCGGGGTGATGTTGCAGGAGGGCGGGTTTCCGTCCGAGCTGACCGTCGTCGAGACCACGCGGATGTGGGCGGGCTGCACGAGCGGGGCGCGGCCCGAGGCGGAGGCGCTCGCGCTGGTCGGGCTCGCGCGGCGGGCGGACGTACGGGTGAAGCAGTTGTCCGGGGGTGAACGGCGGCGGCTCGATCTCGCGCTCGCGCTGCTCGGGAAGCCCGAAGTGCTGTTCCTCGACGAGCCGACGACCGGCCTTGACGCCGAAGGGCGGCGGGACACCTGGGAGTTGGTGCGGGCGCTGCGGGACGGTGGGACGACCGTGCTGCTGACCACGCACTACCTGGAGGAGGCCGAGGGGCTCGCCGACCGGCTCGCGATCATGAGCGAGGGGCGGATCGCGGTCACCGGGACTCCGGCCGAGGTGACGGCGGGGCGGCCCTCGCGGATCTCCTTCGAACTGCCCGCCGGATATTTCGTGGGGGACCTGCCGCCGCTCGGCGAACTGGGGGTCGTCGGGCACGAGGTGGCCGGGGGAGTCGTACGGCTGGAAACGCATGAGTTGCAGCGGGCGGCCACCGGGCTGTTGGTGTGGGCCGAGCGGGCGCGGATCGAACTGCGGCGGCTCGAAGTGCGGTCGGCCTCGCTGGAAGAGGCGTTTCTCGGGATCGCGCGGGAGCAGGAGCAGGGGGTGGCGGTGTGA